From Pieris rapae chromosome 3, ilPieRapa1.1, whole genome shotgun sequence, a single genomic window includes:
- the LOC111003320 gene encoding THO complex subunit 7 homolog produces MGDEDVIRRRLLIDGDGTGDDRRLNVLLKTLIKWCNASDESAEESKSTHDRMLAQLAQCEFAVTKSQLGAEMMAAELESYENLSKILEDGIEIAKKNIEKSKADLAQAKTVRKNRIEYDVLAKVISDQPDRKETLDQLSTLKNELSSLETTKQQLESRLGLRKKQFHVLVTSIHQLQALLDEPENTDTAIEDVEMKETIES; encoded by the exons ATGGGAGAtg AAGATGTAATACGACGACGCCTCCTAATAGATGGAGATGGTACCGGTGACGATAGAAgacttaatgttttgttaaaaactttaattaaatggtGTAATGCAAGTGACGAAAGTGCGGAAGAGAg TAAGTCTACACATGATAGAATGTTGGCACAATTAGCTCAATGTGAGTTTGCTGTCACAAAATCTCAGCTTGGTGCAGAAATGATGGCAGCCGAACTTGAAAGTTATGAAAACTTATCTAAAATACTTGAAGATGGTATAGAAATAGCAAAAAAGAATATCGAAAAGAGCAAAGCAGATTTAGCTCAAGCCAAAACAGTCCGAAAAAACCGGATAGAGTATGATGTTTTAGCCAAAGTTATTAGTGATCAACCAGACAGAAAGGAAACTTTAGATCAATTGAGCACATTAAAGAATGAATTAAGTAGTTTAGAGACTACTAAACAACAACTAGAGAGTCGTTTAGGTCTAAGGAAAAAGCAATTTCATGTACTGGTAACTTCTATACATCAGCTACAGGCGTTATTAGATGAACCTGAAAATACAGACACTGCTATAGAGGATGTGGAAATGAAAGAGACAATTGAATCCTAA
- the LOC111003382 gene encoding solute carrier family 35 member F2-like: MENLSFSEKVEEYFSELGRWKVWRSIALGQVLSLLLSGKCILTTLLQSATWQFPTTAQLVIPYLALFILFTPTLICNGVNKLSKKWWIVILACILDVEASWLLILSQRFTSVLS; encoded by the exons ATggaaaatttaagttttagtgAGAAAGTGGAAGAGTACTTTTCGGAGTTAGGGCGATG GAAAGTGTGGCGTAGTATAGCACTTGGTCAAGTGCTGTCTCTGCTCTTGAgtggaaaatgtattttaaccaCTCTTCTTCAGAGTGCTACCTGGCAGTTTCCAACTACAGCTCAGCTGGTTATTCCATATTTAGcacttttcattttatttactccAACTTTGATCTGTAATGGTGTTAATAAGTTATCAAA aaaatggtGGATTGTTATCCTGGCCTGTATCCTTGATGTGGAGGCTAGCTGGCTTTTGATTCTATCACAAAGATTTACATCTGTCTTGAGCTGA
- the LOC111003381 gene encoding solute carrier family 35 member F1-like, which yields MAVVCVVWADVEGAPTDGKNQLVGDMLCLGGSLLYALMTVLQEIMLKTQTCSEYLAILGLIGGTHSCLQTFFLDFNELVTFYWYEVDTIFQLGSYCCIQTLFQILQSFMLRDAGAIMLHLSFLSADYFTLIAGMFIFQFKFHSLYFLSYLLAMLGVFLFSSRTTRLPPPPALLPQLVNDSVQSQDNVSMEYTVPTLDCIPLSEGLEPPMSRDTTFTSFLGGNQSNMPNGTFTQNKD from the exons ATGGCTGTTGTCTGTGTTGTATGGGCTGATGTGGAAGGTGCTCCTACTGAtg gtaaaaatCAGTTAGTAGGAGATATGCTTTGCCTTGGAGGATCATTATTGTATGCATTGATGACAGTTTTGCAAGAAATTATGCTCAAAACCCAAACATGCTCAGAATATTTGGCCATTCTTGGTCTTATCGGGGGAACACATTCATGCTTACAGACATTCTTTCtagattttaatgaattggTAACATTCTACTGGTATGAAGTGGATACAATATTTCAACTGGGGAGCTACTGTTGCATTCAGACTCTGTTTCAAATACTGCAAAGTTTCATGTTGAGAGATGCAGGGGCCATAATGCTGCACTTGTCATTTTTATCAGCTGATTATTTTACGCTGATTGCAGGAAtgttcatatttcaatttaag TTCCActcattatatttcttatcatACTTATTGGCTATGCTGGGAGTATTCCTCTTCAGCTCCCGCACGACGCGTCTTCCGCCGCCCCCCGCTCTTTTACCGCAACTAGTCAACGATTCTGTTCAGTCGCAGGATAATGTATCCAT GGAGTATACTGTACCAACACTTGACTGTATACCACTTTCTGAAGGACTCGAACCCCCCATGAGCCGGGACACAACATTCACTTCCTTCCTTGGAGGCAATCAGAGCAATATGCCGAATGGTACATTTACACAAAATAAGGATTAG